A stretch of the Marmota flaviventris isolate mMarFla1 chromosome 12, mMarFla1.hap1, whole genome shotgun sequence genome encodes the following:
- the Degs1 gene encoding sphingolipid delta(4)-desaturase DES1, with protein sequence MGSRVSREDFEWVYTDQPHADRRQEILAKYPEIKSLMKPDSNLIWIIIMMVLTQLVAFYLVKDLDWKWVIFWAYVFGSCINHSMTLAIHEISHNFAFGHHKALWNRWFGMFANLPIGVPYSISFKRYHMDHHRYLGADGIDVDIPTDFEGWFFCTTFRKFLWVILQPLFYAFRPLLINPKPISHLEIINTVAQIIFDIIVYYIFGIKSLVYMLAASLLGLGLHPISGHFIAEHYMFLKGHETYSYYGPLNLLTFNVGYHNEHHDFPNVPGKNLPLVRKIAAEYYDNLPQYNSWVRVLYDFVMDDTISPYSRMKRHPKGKEILE encoded by the exons caaAGTATCCAGAGATAAAATCCTTGATGAAACCTGATTCCAACTTGATATGGATTATAATTATGATGGTTCTCACCCAGTTGGTTGCATTTTACTTAGTAAAAGACTTGGACTGGAAATGGGTCATATTTTGGGCCTACGTCTTTGGCAGCTGCATTAACCACTCAATGACTCTGGCTATTCATGAGATTTCCCACAATTTTGCCTTTGGCCACCACAAGGCACTGTGGAATCGCTGGTTTGGAATGTTTGCCAATCTTCCTATTGGGGTTCCATATTCGATTTCCTTTAAGAGGTATCACATGGATCATCATCGATATCTTGGAGCTGACGGTATCGATGTGGATATTCCTACTGATTTTGAGGGCTGGTTCTTCTGTACCACTTTCAGAAAGTTTCTATGGGTTATTCTTCAGCCTCTCTTTTATGCTTTTCGACCTCTGCTCATCAACCCCAAACCAATTTCTCATCTGGAAATTATCAATACTGTGGCCCAGATCATTTTTGACATTATAGTTTACTACATTTTTGGAATTAAATCTTTAGTCTACATGTTGGCAGCATCCCTGCTTGGTCTGGGTTTGCACCCaatttctggacatttcatagcTGAACATTACATGTTCTTAAAGGGACATGAAACTTACTCATATTATGGGCCTCTGAATTTACTCACCTTCAATGTGGGTTACCACAATGAACATCATGACTTTCCCAATGTTCCTGGAAAAAACCTCCCACTG GTGAGGAAAATAGCAGCTGAATACTATGACAATCTCCCCCAGTACAATTCCTGGGTGAGAGTACTGTACGATTTTGTGATGGATGATACAATAAGTCCCTACTCAAGAATGAAGAGGCATCCAAAAGGGAAGGAGATACTGGAGTAA